AACCCCAATGATCCTCTTAATCTATCTTTTTTTCTTAGAAATACTAAAATGCTAGAAAATGAATCTAAACCATTGAATTGGATAAGGCAATTAATTTGACTTATACTCCTACACTAAACTTTGAGATAAGTTTGAGATCTCATTGTCCTCCATAAGGCTTTTTAATCCTAAAATATCAACAGATATAAGACAATGTATCTTCGTGAATTTAAAGTCTTAACAAAACATTATCCTCGTCTATAATATATGTTATCCGATCTACACGCAAACTGTGTAGGATTGAACTAAAAGGTAAAAAATAATTCTTTTGGAAACATAAGATGTATTTTTTTAAGGAGTTTAATGaaagtgtaaaatagttttacacagacatctaATTGAATCCCGCCAAATCAggaaatatcttattcttttaattaaaattaaagtcaaatgtaattatctctcctatgtagcatgctttgattggatgactgtgtaaaactattttacactgtcagtgcatatctattaaactcttttttaaaaaatttaaacatgAGAGGTAAAAAGATAAGATAAAAGGATGCAGAAAATTAATGAGGACACCGGTTGGGAATTACTTATTACATGTACATTATGGGAATGAACGTACCTCTTACTAGCTATTTTAATATAGAAATATAGAATCATAATAgtgatctatatatatatatatatatatatattctgatCCAATTTAATGTCCGAATCAAAGTTTTGGATTTGCCATCAGAAAAAGTCAAATTTTGCTTCAAGTCAAGTATAAGAACGGCTCCTTCGCACAAAGCTGAATCATTCATATCTAAGCTCTATGGAGTTTCTCAGTCAAATCTCTGTTTTTATGCTTCTTTTCACAACACTGAACCCTGTATTTGCTACCACAAAAACAAAAGCTTGTGATTTCCCTGCCATCTTTAACTTTGGTGCCTCAAACTCAGACACTGGAGGCTTGGCTGCTGTTTTTGGAGTACCGACATCACCACCATTTGGAGAGACTTATTTTCGCAGACCAACAGGAAGGTTCTCTGATGGTCGAATCATCCTTGATTTTATAGGTACGTATTGTTTTTCCCTTATCATGTTGGACTTTAAATTCACTTATGGTTATTTCTAACTCATTCTCTTCAATCTTATTTCTAACTCACTTACTCTTTAtgtatatttttctttctatctaaTCACGATCATTTAGTTTCTCTCATTTGTTTctcttttattcataattgattttgttgaGATGTTAAGTGTGagtaaagaagtcccacatttgATGGTTAGAGGAGAGATGgacactttataagtgagaggactCATACACTCAtcattgccttaaggttttgggtgataGATGTAGTGTCTAACAGGGTAATAGACTTCTTATCTTTTGTTTGATGTGAGATGAATAATagtaatatctttttttttttttttgcctacAAGAGGAAGGCAAGTAATAGTAATATATGAtacttttgtaaaaaaaaacacaaatatttttcaaacatttattattctctaattttatgtttttcaaaaatatttaatttattgaaattattatttttcatctaTTTATAACTGAATACatgatttttttgttacaaaattaACTAAAGTTAAtgtttttttctctttgtttcaaaaaaaatgttttctttttaatatatattagtcTATTTTTAAATTGTATATAATTATATAGGTAACAATTTAAGTTTGACTGAATAGTAGAAAGTCATAAACAATAAAAGAATTACAATAGTCtagttttaaattattaaaaattacatAAGTATGGAAATAATTTTAAGTAGATAAAATGATAAAGAAAAATTCGAggttctcaaaaaaaaatagatatttaTATTTACTATTAGTACTAACATTTTAAGTGAGTGCTCTATTTACTTCTTTTTtatatcagaaagataaattacatacTTCAAGTATTGATCCCTAaactttttctctccaactcatatgtctctcAATTCTTGTTACTTGCGCGGACACCCTAGTACTtagttaaattatttattttcaatactAAAAGAGTACTGCACTTCTTAGAaagaattttttcttttcttttatttatatatatatacatttgtCAATATTAGCATAGTATTGGATTGGCTTTACACAATAGTAGCAACTAGTAACCAACAAGTTTCGACAAATTTGGTAGATAGTTGAGTccattaaatatttaattgagcgtttaatttctgatcaaagtgtataagtttttttttgaaaaggcaAAAGGtaataaatcaataaataagGGACAAAACGGGTGTCCCATCCCATGTGTATAAGTGTATAGAAAAGGATTTATTAGAGTTACAGACCCACTTAATATAGTAATAGCTATAAGGGCATTAATCTCATAAAATTTACGGATATACAtgatgagaaaaaaataagtaTAGCTAGCTAATACAGACTAACAATAGTTTGTTAGGCAGTTAGATTAGTTACTAGTTTGTTACTAGTTTGTTAGAGGTAGTTCAGTTAGTTATTAGTTTGTTAGCAGTAGTTTTAACACTAATAGAGTGTGTATTTAAAGCAAGATTGCAATTGATGTAAATTACcaatttcatttttcactttactGAATAACAATTCATCAATTCTCTCAATTCTCAATACTAGCAACTAGCTAGCACTATATACAATCCTGGTTTGCTGTGGCTTTCATCTCTCATGCATAATTCACCCCAATTATTCTTCCTAGCTAGTATTTCCCTTTCTTTCCCAATGAAGTTATTAATTTCACCTCTCACTGTTTCTTTCTTGAAAATGTTACAGTTGGGGTTGTTGTGTCCGCCAATAATTATTTCTTACCTCTCATTCAAGCTCCTGtttttttgggtgaaagattTTAGGTGAGCTGAAGGACTGACGGGGCATCTTAAATTTTATAGACAGAGGACTGACAAGAAGGGTAGTCAAGgagaaatttaaattatttaaggCCATCAGTGAATTTTTCACCTAATACACATGATTTCTTTTATTggccatttttttttccagggaGGGGATTTATCCTTTGCCGGATTCAATTCCTACCCTTATACCTACATATCTTTTAACTCTTACAACTTGAGCGAATATTATTCCTTTAGATTTCAAATCAAATTAATTTCATGCCTAAATAACTTAGTTACAAAATCCAGCAATTAATTTTGTCATCAACCAGATTATTTCGAAGTGAAGGATTTTAATTCTAACTTTGTTTCATAATTTTGTaatttcagctcagaattttgGATTTCCATATCTCAATGCATATCTTGACTCTTTGGGATCCAACTTTTCCCATGGTGCAAATTTTGCAACAGCGGGATCCACAATTAGAATCCCCAATAGTATTATACCTAACGGTAGATCAAGTCCATTCTACCTTGGAATTCAGTACATTCAGTTCAGAGAGTTCATATCCAAAACAAAATTCATTAGACATCAAggttaattttgaatttatctcTCATTGATGTCTTTTGGTGGTTCTAAGTTTTGACTAACACAGTTTTGCATGATTTTGTTCCAATTTTTCTTTAACAGGTGGCCTGTTTGCAAGGTTGATGCCTAAAGAAAAGTACTTTTCAAGAGCTTTATACACATTTGATATTGGTCAAAATGATCTTACTATTGGCTTTTCTAATAATACAACTATAGAACAAGCCAAAGATTCTGTAGCTGATATAGTCAACAATTTCACAACACATATCAAGGTAGCCAATCACTCTTTGATTTATTACTTCATGAATGATAAAAGTGAAATTTTTATCAAGCCAATTAAAATGCAATGAAAAAGGGTAAAAGGGTACCTTAACACATATACAAAACTAATTTGTTAAACAtgataaaaatgatattaaaggtctttgatgatattttgtcTTCCAAAATAGTATTTGAATACTCCAAAAtagtatttaaaaattattaaataaggAGTATATCATTTATCAccaaatttattttcaaatgtCGTCTGAGAagactaataaaaaatatttgtaaattttgagtataattttaattatcttAGGACTAACAATATTGATGCTATATTTTCTTCAAACTAATTTAATTATTCAGTCATAACATTCTACCTAGTTAGatgattttttaatttctgATTCTAATTGAATGTAATTTGGTGATCAAGAATTTATACAATTTGGGAGCTAGATCATTTTGGATACACAGCACAGGACCACTTGGCTGTCTACCTGCCATTTTGACTAAATTCCCGTCCGCTGAAAGAGATAGTTATGGTTGTGCAAAGAAATATAATGAAGTTGCTCAGTATTTCAATCAAATATTGAAGGAAGCCTTAGCTCAACTTCGTGGGAACCTTTCTCTAGCTTCAATTATATATGTTGATGTTTACACTCCAAAGTACTCTCTTTTCAGCAACCCAAAAAAATACGGTGAGTCAAATTAAAATTATCATATTCTTATTCTCAATCTTTTCTACCATGAATGTTACTAGTTGaaacttcaatattttttttaaagattgaaAGCTTTTATTA
This is a stretch of genomic DNA from Lotus japonicus ecotype B-129 chromosome 1, LjGifu_v1.2. It encodes these proteins:
- the LOC130734345 gene encoding GDSL esterase/lipase ENOD8-like — its product is MEFLSQISVFMLLFTTLNPVFATTKTKACDFPAIFNFGASNSDTGGLAAVFGVPTSPPFGETYFRRPTGRFSDGRIILDFIAQNFGFPYLNAYLDSLGSNFSHGANFATAGSTIRIPNSIIPNGRSSPFYLGIQYIQFREFISKTKFIRHQGGLFARLMPKEKYFSRALYTFDIGQNDLTIGFSNNTTIEQAKDSVADIVNNFTTHIKNLYNLGARSFWIHSTGPLGCLPAILTKFPSAERDSYGCAKKYNEVAQYFNQILKEALAQLRGNLSLASIIYVDVYTPKYSLFSNPKKYGFEQPLITCCGYGGKYNYDDGVQCGTTINANGNNIFVGSCKRPSSRVIWDGTHFTEAANKVVFDLTSTGAFSDPPIPLNLSCSRNLTKS